Genomic segment of Paucidesulfovibrio longus DSM 6739:
CCTGCTGTTCGTGGTCACGCCGATTCCCCGCTTTCCGATCTTGGTCTTTTCGTCCGGGCCGCGGCCTTAGAGCCGCCCCTCGGCCGCGAGCCGCCGCACCAGAGCCTCGGCATCCGTCTCGATGTAGTCGGGATGGAACGCTTCCAGCGCCTCCCGGCCCAGGTTCCCGCTGAGCACTCCGGCCGTCCGGCAGCCCGCGGCCCTGCCCGCCGCGATGTCCATGCCGTGGTCCCCGACCATGAGCGCGCTTCCCGGCTCCACGCCGAGCCGCTCCAGGGCCTGGAGCACGTGCGCCGGGTCCGGCTTGAGCGCGCGGGCGTCCTCGCGCGGCAGGAACACGCCGCATCGCCGGACTATCTCCGGAAAGACCGTGCGCACGGCCGCCGTGGAATTGCGCGTGATCACGCCCACGCCCACGCCCCGCGCCGCAAGTTCCGCCAGCAGCGGCTCGGTGAAGGCAAAGAGCCTGCCCTCGCGGGCCGCGTCCAGCTCCGTGGCGTTGACCACCAGCCGCGCCCGCGAATGAAATTCCAGGCCCATGTCGCGGCCTTCGTTCTCTTCCACTTCCGCGGCCAGCTCGGCCATCCATTCCAGCACGGGCATCCCGTTGGCTTCGGGCTCCTCGCCCAGAAACGCGGCGGCCAGCGCCCTGACCCGCCGCTTCATCAGATCGAAATCGATGGTCAGCTCGGCGAGCGTCCCGTCGAAATCAAAAATTATGGCCCGAATCTTTCCCATGCTCACGCCTGCTCCGGTTCCGCTTCCGCTTTCCGCGTTCACGCTTGAAGTTCATGCAATTTCGATCCTGCCGCGCGCACTTCTTGCGATTCCTCGCGGCTCGGAGTAAATATCCAATTCATGGACCGTTCCGACAACAATCCCGGTGGCTTCGACGCACTCGTGGTCGGGGCCGGTCCGGCCGGATCCGCTGCGGCGCGCACCCTGGCCCTCGGAGGCCTGCGCGTCGCGCTCATGGACCGCGCCCTTTTCCCCAGGCCCAAGCTCTGCGGCGGGCTGCTGACGAAAAAAACCCTACGCGCCCTGGACGCCGCCTTTGGGCTATGCCGCGAAGCCCTCGTCGAACAGGGCGTCATCTTCGGCCAGTCCGACGCCTTTTCCCTCTACCATCGGGACAGGCTGCTCCATTCCGGCACCGCGCCTTTTCCCTTCCACTTCGCGAGCAGAAGCGCAATGGACCACCTGCTGCTCCGCAAGGCCGTCGAGGCCGGGGCCGAACTCGTCCAGGCCAGGGCAATCGACTGTAATCCGCAGCGGGGCACGGTGGCAACCGAAGACGGACGAACCTTCCAGGCGCGCTTCATCATCGGCGCGGACGGAGCCAACAGCCGCGTGCGCCGCGCGCTTCAGCCCGACAAGAACCGCTGGCGCTGCAACCTCGCGGACAGCATCGAGCTGCGCATCCCCCGCGACGGCCTGGCCTCCCCCCTGCGCGATCTCCAAAAGCCGCTGCTGCACCTCGGCTTCAACAAGGCCGGGTACGGCTGGGTTTTTCCCAACCCGGAACACCTCGTCATCGGCATGTGCGGGCTGCGGGAGAAACGCCCCTTGCGCGCCAGCCTCCAGGAATATCTCGACACCCTCCACATCCGCACCGAGCAGCGGCCTCCGATGCAGGGCCATCCCCTGCCCTACGGCAATTGGCTCAAAATCAGCGGCAAAGGCCCCCTGCTGCTCGCGGGCGACGCGGCCGGGCTCGTGGAGCCGACCCTGGGCGAAGGCATTTTCTACGCCCTCATGAGCGGCAAATACGCGGCGCTCTCCGTGCTCGATCAGGTCCGCAACCTGGGCAGCGCGGACGCGCTCTATCGGCGGCGGCTGGAAAGGAATCTTTTTCCTGAACTCAAAGCTTCGAATATGCTCAGAAAAATCCTGCTGACCGCCGTGCGCGTCCACGGCTATGCGCCCGTGTCCCTGTTTCTGAAAGCCGGAGGGTCCAAACTCGCAGAAATGGTCCACGGCGAACGGAGCTACGCCCTGCTGCGCAGGAAACGCTGGGAATGGGACTGAAGCATTTTGGGATGAGGCGAGAAAAAGGGCAGAAAAAAGGCCAAGAGAAAAATGCTTGGAGAAGATGCCTCCGGCGGCCCAGGGGCCCGCGGCCCCTGGGAACCCCTTTTGCCGACCGCGACCAGCGCGGTCGGGCGGGTGCAATAGAGAGCTGGAGAGGTTCGGAAAGCTGGATTCGGGCGCGGACCGGCTATGAGACGAAAAAAAGCCGGACGCCCTGGAGCGTCCGGCTGGAATTTTCCGATACGTTTTGTTTGATCGCGGGTATTTCTCTCTGGAAAGGAGAAATATCACCGCTTGCTTCGCTTCAGGCTAGAAGAAGCAGTCGATCTCCTCGACCGGCTGGGTCAGGCTGAAGTTCCCGTCCAGAATCCACTTCTTGAGCTCGTCGGCCACTTCCACGGACATGGGATAGGAAGTCAGCGGCACGGTGGCCACCTTCTTGCCGTCGAGCACGATCTCCCCGGACTGGAGTTCCTCGAAGGTCACATGTCCGAGCACGCGGGGCACGCCGTTGGGATAATCATAGCCGTAATCGCGCACGGGCACCTGGATGTCCGCGTTGGACACGCCCGTATGCCAGGCGATCTCCTCGTTGAGGATGGGAATGGGGATGCCCACGCCCACGGCCAAGGAGCAGCCGTAGCCCACGATGGACACGCCGCGCACATAGCGCGGGTTCATCTTCTTCATGTCGCCCTTGAGCATCAGGGTTCCGGACGGCGTGGTCGGAATGCCGTACTCGTTGCGGGGCGGCTTGGGGTTGTGCTGCGTTCCGGAGCCGATCACATAGCCCACGCCGCCGCCCAGGAAGATGCGCGTGCCCAGGCCGATGGTCTTGAACAGCGGATCGTTGAACAGGGGCGAAAGCTCGCCCGCCGTGGCGTAGTTGGCGTTGCGGGACTTGGGCTTCAGCGGGCCCATGTAGGTGTAGATGGTCCGGCTGGTCAGGTTCACGGCGCAGTTGTAGTTCTGGTAGCAGTTGCGCGGGTTGAGCAGCCAGGCATTGGGCAGGTCCGCCAGGGTCACGTCCTTGTCGAGCTTGCGGCGCGGATAGCAGTCCGTTCCGTAGGCGCGGGCCTTGAGATGCACGGCCTTGCCGCGCAGCAGGTCTTCGATGACGTGGCCGCCGCCGTAGACGAAGCGGCCGGGATAGACCTTGTTCAGGGGATCGTCCTCGGCGGGCTCGGTGGCGCCCATGTAGCCGTCCACCGCGGCCAGGCCGGAATAGGCGGGCACGTTGTTCAGCCAGAGCTGGGAAACCTTCATCACGGGCGGTTCCTGCCCGATGTTGAAGAGCATGCCGGAAGAGCACATGGTCGAGAACGTTCCCGTGGTGACCACGTCCACTTCCTTGGCCGCCTTGACCTTGCCGAGGCGGCGCACTTCCGCGGTCATTTCTTCCGCGTTGAGCACGACCGCCTTGCCTTTGCGGATGCGGTCGTTGATTTCCTGGATGGTTTTATTGACCTGATGGGTGGCCACGGGTACCTCCGTTCATACATATGGCTTGGAAGTCTTTGATAGTGTCTCAAATCGTTTCCGAAGGCAATTTTTTTCCGGGAACCTGCCTGCGGCCCCTTGTGCGCCCTTGGCTTGGGGGCTTTTTTGAGCTATATAATGATACGTTCCGACGCAGTCAGAAGCGTTGCTCTTCATTCCAGAATTTCTGCAATTATTTCTACAACCTGAAAAGTCAGCAAAGACCCGGCCTTGAACGCAAAGCAAGCACTTCGAGAACACCTTCTTCAGACCAGTTCGGAACAGGAGCTCCGCCGCTGGTTCGACCCGCTGGACGTGGACATCGTCCCGGCGGAACGTCGCGCCTCCGTGCTCTTTCCGCACGGCTTCTTCGCGCGCTGGTTCGAGGGCACGATTCAGGACAAGTTCGAAGCGCAGCTGAACTCGTTCCTCGGCGGCGAATACACGATCCGCTACAACACCCCCTCCAACGGCGGGGAGAACGGCCGCGCGGTGGAGACAAGCACCAAGGCCGTGGGCTTCCCCTTTGATTCCCAGTTCATCTTCGATTCCTTCCTGGTGAACAAGAAAAACTACTTCCCGCTGGCCTCGGCCCGGGAGGTGACCAAGCAGGCGGGCACGCTCTTCAATCCCTTCCTCATCTGCGGGGAGCACGGTTCGGGCAAGTCCCACCTCCTGCGCGCCATCGCCAACGAGATCAGCAAGAAAGCCGACCCCGCCTCCCTGCTGCTGCTCTCCATGGACGAGCTGAAGAACCTCTACAGCACCACCTTTTCCGGCGACGTCTTCCGGGCGCGCAACCATATTTTCTCCCACGACTTCCTGTT
This window contains:
- a CDS encoding HAD family hydrolase — encoded protein: MGKIRAIIFDFDGTLAELTIDFDLMKRRVRALAAAFLGEEPEANGMPVLEWMAELAAEVEENEGRDMGLEFHSRARLVVNATELDAAREGRLFAFTEPLLAELAARGVGVGVITRNSTAAVRTVFPEIVRRCGVFLPREDARALKPDPAHVLQALERLGVEPGSALMVGDHGMDIAAGRAAGCRTAGVLSGNLGREALEAFHPDYIETDAEALVRRLAAEGRL
- a CDS encoding geranylgeranyl reductase family protein, which codes for MDRSDNNPGGFDALVVGAGPAGSAAARTLALGGLRVALMDRALFPRPKLCGGLLTKKTLRALDAAFGLCREALVEQGVIFGQSDAFSLYHRDRLLHSGTAPFPFHFASRSAMDHLLLRKAVEAGAELVQARAIDCNPQRGTVATEDGRTFQARFIIGADGANSRVRRALQPDKNRWRCNLADSIELRIPRDGLASPLRDLQKPLLHLGFNKAGYGWVFPNPEHLVIGMCGLREKRPLRASLQEYLDTLHIRTEQRPPMQGHPLPYGNWLKISGKGPLLLAGDAAGLVEPTLGEGIFYALMSGKYAALSVLDQVRNLGSADALYRRRLERNLFPELKASNMLRKILLTAVRVHGYAPVSLFLKAGGSKLAEMVHGERSYALLRRKRWEWD
- a CDS encoding homocysteine biosynthesis protein: MATHQVNKTIQEINDRIRKGKAVVLNAEEMTAEVRRLGKVKAAKEVDVVTTGTFSTMCSSGMLFNIGQEPPVMKVSQLWLNNVPAYSGLAAVDGYMGATEPAEDDPLNKVYPGRFVYGGGHVIEDLLRGKAVHLKARAYGTDCYPRRKLDKDVTLADLPNAWLLNPRNCYQNYNCAVNLTSRTIYTYMGPLKPKSRNANYATAGELSPLFNDPLFKTIGLGTRIFLGGGVGYVIGSGTQHNPKPPRNEYGIPTTPSGTLMLKGDMKKMNPRYVRGVSIVGYGCSLAVGVGIPIPILNEEIAWHTGVSNADIQVPVRDYGYDYPNGVPRVLGHVTFEELQSGEIVLDGKKVATVPLTSYPMSVEVADELKKWILDGNFSLTQPVEEIDCFF